The genomic segment TGGCTCGCCGATCCGGTCCAGGCATTCGCCTGGATGATGGCCGTGGCGGTCTTCGTCTCCCTGCCGTTCACCGCGTTCGTCATCCTCTCCGGACTGGGAACCATCCCGGCCGAGGTCTACGAGGCGGCCCGCCTCGACGGAGCGGGACCGGTCCGCACCTATCTCGGCATCACGCTGCCGCTGCTGCGCCCGTCCCTGCTGGTCGCCGCGATCATCAACGTCATCAATGTGTTCAATTCGTTCCCGGTCATCTGGGCGATGACCCGAGGCGGCCCCGGCTTCTCCACCGACACGACCACCACCTATATGTACAAACTCGCCTTCGACAACCAGGACGTCGGCGAGTCGGCCGCCCTGGCCGTGGTGAACTTCGCGCTGATCCTCCTGGTGGTGCTGGTGTACCTGCGCGTCGTCCGCCGCCGAGAGGAGACCGGCTGATGTCCGCCGTCACGGCTGAAACAGCGCCCACAGCCGAAACCGCGACCGGAACCGCGGCCAAGGGTGGTCGCACCATCGCCCGGAGGCGGCGTCCGCCCCGGCTGCGCACCGTACTGCTCGCCGCGGTGGGCTGGCTGGTCGCCCTGACGTTCCTCGCGCCGTACCTTCAGATGCTGCTCACGGCTCTGAAGCCGACGCCGGAACTGATGCGGTCACCGCCGTCCTATCTGCCGTCACGGTGGGAGTGGTCCCACTTCGCCGACGTCTGGTCGCTGAAGGATCCGCCCGTCAGCGACGCGCTCTGGTTCTCGCTGTACGTCGCCGGGATGTCCACACTCCTCGCACTGGCCGTGGGACTGCCCGCCGCGTACTACACCGCCCGCAACCGGTTCCGCGGGCGCGGCGCCTTCCTGCTGCTGGTGCTGGTCACCCAGATGTTCGCGCCGACCGCGCTGCTGGTGGGCATCTACCGGGAGATGGTCAGCCTCGATCTGACCGACACCGCGGAGGGGCTGATCCTGGTCAACGCGGCGTTCAACCTGCCGTTCTGCATCTGGATCCTCAACGCGTACTTCGCGAGCATCCCCAGGGAGCTGGAGGAGGCGGCGTACATGGACGGGGCGGGACGGCTGGGCGCGCTGGTCCGGGTCACCCTGCCGCTGGCGCTGCCGGGAGTGGTGACCGCGCTCGTCTACACGTTCATCGGAGCCTGGAACGAGTACGTCGTCGCGCTCACCATCACCTCGTCCGGCGACCGGACGACGCTGACCAAGGCCATCCCGGGCTTCGTCACGGCGTACCAGGAGCAGTGGCAGTATCTCTTCGCCACCTCGCTGATCGCGATCGTGCCGGTCGTCGTCCTGTTCGTCTTCGTGGAGCGCTATCTGATCAGCGGTCTGACGGCCGGCGGCATCAAGTGATCCGCCGGGCAGGCCCATGGGGCGGGGACGGGGGCGAAGGCGGGGGCAGGGTCGGGGCCAGGACTCCGACCCCGGTCGACCGGGCCTCTGCAGGGGCTCCGGCTCCGGCCTCGGCCGCACGCCCGTCGGCACCGGTCCGGCACGTGCGAAGACCTTCAGGCCCGGACGATCTCCACGCCCGCAGCGGCAAACGGCTCGGTCAGGTCGGGGCCCGCCGCCTTGTCGGTCACCAGCACATGGACGTCCTCCACCGGGCAGATCCGGGCGAAGGCCCGCCGACCCAGCTTGGAGGAGTCCGCCACCACGATCACCTGTTCGGCGCGGAGGGCCAACGCCCGGTTGATGCCGGCCTCGCCCTCGTCCTGGGCCGTGGCCCCGTGCCTGACATCGATCGCGTCGACGCCGATGAAGACCTGATCGAGCGTGATCTGTGCGAGCACTTCGGTGGCCAGCGGCCCGGTGAGTTCGTACGAAGCAGGGCGGGCCACACCTCCGGTGACGACGAGCTTCACATGGCGGCGTACGACCAGCTCGTTGGCGATGTTCAGCGCGTTGGTGACAACCGTCAGCGAGGGACCGGCGCCCTCTGTGCTCAGCTCGGGCCTGATGGCCAGCGCCCGGGCGACCGCTGTGGTGGTGGTGCCGCCGTTCAGACCCACCACGGCGCCCGCCTTCACCAGGCCCGCCGCCGCGTCGGCGATCCGCTCCTTCTCCGGAGCGTTGCGCGCGGCCTTGTAGCGGAGCGGCAGGTCGTACGCGATCGCGTTGATCACGGCGCCGCCATGCGTGCGGGTGACCATCTGCTGGCGCGCCAGCTCGTCCAGATCACGCCGGATCGTGGCGGCGGAGACCCGCAGTTCGTCCGCGGCGGCCTCGACCTCGATCCGCCCGTCGCGCGTCAGCAGCTCCAGCAACGCGCTCCATCTGGCCTGTGGTGCCGCCATGCGTCGTCCCCTGTTCGTGGTGTCCGGGCCCATGACCATCACGGGCCGAAGTCCGCATCCGAAGTCCGCATTCGAAGTCCGCATCTCCCGAGCCTGGATCTGTGAAGACCGGATCTCCGAAGAGCGGATGTGCCGCGCCCGGATGTGATGACTGATGCCTGTTTGAGCATGTTATCTCGCCAAAACAAGCGAATTCGTGCACGGCTGTCTCAGCGTGCACGGCTCTCCCTGCCGAGGAAAGGCCATAACCACCCATGCCCCTGATCTCCACCGCCGAACTCGTCCGCATGGCCCGCGCCGACGGCCGTGGCGTCGGCGCGTTCAATGTGATCACACTCGAGCACGCCGAGGCGATCGTCGCGGGCGCCGAGGCTGCCGGAGCACCGGTCGTCTGCCAGATCAGCGAGAACGCGGTCCGCTTCCACGGGGGCTCACTCGGCCCCCTCGCCTCCGCCACGGCCGCCGTGGCGGAGGCTGCCCGCGTCCCGGTCGGCCTGCATCTGGACCACGTGACCGACGAGGAACTGCTGCGCCGCGCCTGCGACTTCGGCTTCGGCTCGGCGATGTACGACGCCTCTGCGCTGCCGCACGAGGAGAATGTCGCCGCCACCCGCGCCGCGGCGGACTGGGCCCACGACCAGGGCCTGTGGCTGGAGGCCGAACTCGGCGCGATCGGTGGCAAGGACGGCGTACACGCCCCCGGCGTCCGCACCGATCCCGAGGAAGCGCGCGCTTTCGTGGCCGCCACCGGCGTCGACGCGCTCGCCGTCGCGGTCGGCAGCTCCCACGCGATGACGACCAGAACCGCAAGACTCGACCACGAACTCATCGCCCGGCTCGCGCACGCCGTCCCAGCCCCTCTGGTCCTGCACGGTTCGACCGGCGTACCCGACGACGAACTCCGCCGTGCGGCGAGGGGAGGCATGACGAAGATCAACGTCGGTACGGCGCTGAACATCGCCTTCACCGGAGCGATTCGCGACTTCATCACCGGGGACACGCACACCGTCGACCCGCGGGCCTACCTGGCGACCGCCCGCACCCGCATGGCCGAGGCGGTGGAGCACCTGCTGCGGGTCCTCGGCTGATGGTGGCTGCGGCGGTGTCGTGCGCGTGAGGCTGGATCTCGGCCTTCACAGCGGATGCTTGATGATCGCCGTGCCTGAGACAAGGCCGAGGTTCCGGCCGAGCCTCAGCTGAGCCAGGAAGAGCGCGGGGAGGGCGACGGAGGCACCGGGCGCGGTGGCGGCGAGGACGCCGACGACGAGGACGCCGACGACGAGGAGGGTGGTGCCGCGGAGGCGGCGGCGACTGTCATGCGGCCGTAGCGGTCGACGAGCCGGCCGGTGAGAGGCGAGGGCAGGTACTGCGGCGAGGCCCTTCGGTGCGGCCATGCAATCGGCCCTGGCCGGACAGCCGATGTCCTCTCAAGTCGGCCGAGCCCGACAGCTGCACCGCTTGGGATGCCGCACACGGCGCAGCGGGTCGGGTTCCAGCAGCCCCCTGTCTCCAGTTCAGCCCAGTCCGCAGCGGTCGAGTGCAGCACGAACCCGGTTGAGCCCCTCCACTCTCCAGTGGCCCCGGTCAGGCATCTGGTCGTCCCGGCGCCAGCGCCAGGCCGAGAACATCGCCCAGTTCAGGGCGCGGCACCGGTGGATCAGACCGTGGTCAGCCCCCGCATAGTGCTGGCCCACTTCTTCGTGCGCATGGGCGAGGTCGAACTCGATCGGCCCACGGCAGCACGTGGCGAGGTCTACGAAAAGCGGCCCTCTCCTCGTGTTCAGGAGGTTGCCCGGATGCGGTTCGCCGTGCAGCAGCTGGTCGACGGCCTTGTCGGTGCTGATCGCGGCGCTCAGTCCACTGAGTGTGTCGCTGAGGAGTTCCCGGTCAGAATCGAGCAGCTCGGGGGACCGCTCCCGGTCGCTCACCTCTCTCAGTGCCACGGCGACGCGATCGGTGAAATGGGGTGCATCCAGATCGATCTGGCGCAGGGCGGCGTGGTGCCGCAGGAACACGTCCGCGTAGTCGACCGGCGTGATCTCTGGTCCCACCGGTTCGTAGTAGGTCCAGAGCGAGACGGCGAAGGCATCACGGACATGGACGCGGGGCGCGACCCGAGGCTCGAGCTCAGCCACCGGAGCGTCGACGTCGGCGAGACGGCGAGCAACCTCTACTTCGAACTCGGAATCAGCCAGATGCCCCGAAGGCGCGACCCGAGCCAGAACATCGCAAGGGACCAGGCGCAGCGCGACGCGGTCCGAGTCGTGGATGACGATCGCATCGTCGACCTGAAGGCCCAGCTCCGAAGCGATCGTCCGTCCTGCCTCAACTGCGCGGCGGAGTGCTACCGGCTCCATACCGTTCTCCCTCAGACCCGGACCCGGCGACAAGCATCGCAAACAGAACCTGCACAGGCCCCAGGATTTGTCCGGGCCCACCATGTGACTGGTCCGCCCGCCCGCCCGACTGGCCGTCGTCGCCTGGGCGTGGGGATGTCCGCGTGTGCTGTGGGCGGAAGGCGCGTCAGTGGTAGGCGTGGACGACGGCGTGTCCCTTTCCGCGGCCGATCATCCACTTGTTCACCGGGGTGGTGATCACGAACGCGACGGCGAAGCCTCCCAGGAGGGCCGACCAGAACAGCCCGTCGGACAGGTGGGCGTCCATGGCGCCGGGGACCAGGGCGATGATGCCGTTGTCGACGAGCTCCATCACGGCGATGGACACCGTGTCGGCGGCGAGGGCGACCTTGATCGCGGTCTTGAAGTCCAGGCCGGCCCTGCGGACCGCGAACAGCGTGAACGCGTAGCCGAACACGAAGGCGAGCGCGATGGCCAGGGCCATGGTCTCGACATTGCCCCAGACCAGCGCGGTGCCGATGACCATGCCGAGGATCTCGCCGATGGCGCAGCCGGTCAGGCAGTGCAGCGTCGCCTTCGCCGCCGTGGACCAGGATGCCCCTGGCGCGTGCGGTCCGTGGTGCCCGGCGTGATCCTGGTCGGCGGTGTGCGTGTGTGCAGTGCTGGTGTGGTGGGCGCTGTGATCCATGGCCGTCATCCCCATTCCCGTCCAGTGTGACCCGCCGCTTCGGGTTTCACAGCCCAACCATATACCCCCCTGGGGTATTCCGGAATGGTGTACGGAGAGACAGGAGACGGCGGCAGCGGCCGCCGATGGGATGGGGGGCTCGCCCCAGCGGGTGCTGTGGTGAGGCGGGCCAGTCCGCACCTTTGCGCTGCGACGGCCCCGGTCGGCCCGCGTGTCGGCACGCTCGGGGTTGTTTTGCGGACAAGGTCGGCGAGCCCCCCACATGCGGGACGCCCTCTGCGGCACGCTTCGCGGGGTGTCGCCGATGTGTCATCGCACTGTTCAGGAGGTCGGATGAGCGAGCCAGAGCTGTCTGGGACCTATACCTACAGAAGTTTCCTCAACAGGCCGGAACCCGTGGAGGATTTCAACAAGCTCCGGTTCGCGGAGTTGGAGCTGAGGCTTTTCGTCGACCCGGAAGGGGCGATCAGCGGCGAGTTGGTCTTCCCGGGGTCACTGGGTGCCGAACCGCTGGCGATGGACATCGTCGGGAAGGTGTCGAAGGTGCCGGCAGCCTCGCCCGTGGCGTTCACCCTGACGGGCAAGGGCCGCACCGACACCCCCATCGCCGACTTCCACTACGAGTACGACGGCGGCGTCCTGCGCCACTGGGAGACGGGGATCAACCAGCGCATGACGCTCGCCGGGACCGTGCTGCGCGCGAAGGACCACGGGAGCGGTGCCAGCCTGGCCCGGGCGGGCCAGACGGCCAGTTTCCTCGCGGTGAAGCGGGACGCCTGACCTGACGCAACCGTCAGGTCAGGCTGACTGTCCAGAGTGCTCAGGCGTCGTCGGAGACGGGGAAGCGAGCGGGTTCGCCCACGCCTGCTCGCTTCAGATGCTCGACCGTCGTTTCCATGCCGCCGAGAATCGACTGCAGAGCGGCGGCCTCGCCGTTGCCCGGATGAGCCTGAACGACGAGCCCGGCCACGGGGTGACGGTGAGGGTCGTGTCCCACGGGGCCGCTCCACGGAGGGTCGAAACTCCACGGCACCGGCCCTGTCAGCTCCTTGGCCGCCATCCAGTCGTCGATCCGGGCGTCCACCCAGCCGTGAAGCTTCCAGAAGATGGGGTTCACGTGGGCGGAGTAGGTGTCGGCGAGCCAGTTGTAGCTCGCGTCGTCCCACCGAGGGTCGATGCTGAATTCGTCGCCGCCCGGCCGATATTCGGGCATCTGGGCGGACCAGCGCAGATGCATGGTGTTGTGGATACCGAACTCGATCCTGGCTCCGAGACGACCGAGGGTCATCTGACGCAGTTTCGCAGGGTCGGTGAACTCCGCTTCCCACGCACGAATCTGGTTGAACTTCTCCTGGGTCTTGGCGCTCCGGATGGCTTCGGCCGTTCCGGTGTCTCCCGGGATGTCGAACGGAGGTGGCACCGGGTACGCGGTGTCTTCCGGGGAAGGAACCGTCGGCCACCCCTCCACACGGGGGTACTGAGGATCGCCCAGTTCGGCGAGTATCTCGTTGACCGCAGCGATCATCTGCCGGTGCATGAACAGGAAGTCCTCGCCCGAGCCGTTGTTGAATTCGATGTCACGCTTCCCGGTAAC from the Streptomyces sp. NBC_00310 genome contains:
- a CDS encoding carbohydrate ABC transporter permease; this translates as MSAVTAETAPTAETATGTAAKGGRTIARRRRPPRLRTVLLAAVGWLVALTFLAPYLQMLLTALKPTPELMRSPPSYLPSRWEWSHFADVWSLKDPPVSDALWFSLYVAGMSTLLALAVGLPAAYYTARNRFRGRGAFLLLVLVTQMFAPTALLVGIYREMVSLDLTDTAEGLILVNAAFNLPFCIWILNAYFASIPRELEEAAYMDGAGRLGALVRVTLPLALPGVVTALVYTFIGAWNEYVVALTITSSGDRTTLTKAIPGFVTAYQEQWQYLFATSLIAIVPVVVLFVFVERYLISGLTAGGIK
- a CDS encoding DeoR/GlpR family DNA-binding transcription regulator, coding for MAAPQARWSALLELLTRDGRIEVEAAADELRVSAATIRRDLDELARQQMVTRTHGGAVINAIAYDLPLRYKAARNAPEKERIADAAAGLVKAGAVVGLNGGTTTTAVARALAIRPELSTEGAGPSLTVVTNALNIANELVVRRHVKLVVTGGVARPASYELTGPLATEVLAQITLDQVFIGVDAIDVRHGATAQDEGEAGINRALALRAEQVIVVADSSKLGRRAFARICPVEDVHVLVTDKAAGPDLTEPFAAAGVEIVRA
- a CDS encoding class II fructose-bisphosphate aldolase, producing the protein MPLISTAELVRMARADGRGVGAFNVITLEHAEAIVAGAEAAGAPVVCQISENAVRFHGGSLGPLASATAAVAEAARVPVGLHLDHVTDEELLRRACDFGFGSAMYDASALPHEENVAATRAAADWAHDQGLWLEAELGAIGGKDGVHAPGVRTDPEEARAFVAATGVDALAVAVGSSHAMTTRTARLDHELIARLAHAVPAPLVLHGSTGVPDDELRRAARGGMTKINVGTALNIAFTGAIRDFITGDTHTVDPRAYLATARTRMAEAVEHLLRVLG
- a CDS encoding phosphotransferase, giving the protein MEPVALRRAVEAGRTIASELGLQVDDAIVIHDSDRVALRLVPCDVLARVAPSGHLADSEFEVEVARRLADVDAPVAELEPRVAPRVHVRDAFAVSLWTYYEPVGPEITPVDYADVFLRHHAALRQIDLDAPHFTDRVAVALREVSDRERSPELLDSDRELLSDTLSGLSAAISTDKAVDQLLHGEPHPGNLLNTRRGPLFVDLATCCRGPIEFDLAHAHEEVGQHYAGADHGLIHRCRALNWAMFSAWRWRRDDQMPDRGHWRVEGLNRVRAALDRCGLG
- a CDS encoding DUF4396 domain-containing protein, translated to MDHSAHHTSTAHTHTADQDHAGHHGPHAPGASWSTAAKATLHCLTGCAIGEILGMVIGTALVWGNVETMALAIALAFVFGYAFTLFAVRRAGLDFKTAIKVALAADTVSIAVMELVDNGIIALVPGAMDAHLSDGLFWSALLGGFAVAFVITTPVNKWMIGRGKGHAVVHAYH